The following are encoded together in the Tribolium castaneum strain GA2 chromosome 3, icTriCast1.1, whole genome shotgun sequence genome:
- the LOC103313132 gene encoding uncharacterized protein LOC103313132 isoform X3 has translation MILWSQNSFAGDLKNEIFRNFGLAPYKQVIECWYKIPETDSNTLLSCCIEKDVNVLVVYNIENVFQNSSTSQGNNERFKPTEVTVNETQAILSFVQYFSTRFSNRGITFHICCLEEALNQAFQKEQVVLLYLHNKSENFSNFFCEQLVKPDVQGALSNVFLLCWDIGKDEYTETLIKVLHSRHELKSFDRFIRNKTSVTIVIIPEENSLQVLSVLREGMSPLSFLTTLQQAQKMLPSDNDHLNENQRSNFGSKEYQQMMLDMLGDRDYDSFDYYEHEFLKEKIAYAIYGPPETEEGYSADKHKKIDFLFDLIIKQSNLITKWKDRVIISFIYVCTEPLPKEKQNRAKKFKNYDPDCDLTPFPLFILRKCKLSNNPCRVIIDDVGRVYHSWNDYLNENKLPKCEMIFPKDGRYRGDESGNVILEKQLSPQCHVTNAILKGTDIASAVGGIVSGGVMIAAASLPAIAAAPLVVPAATITGAALGVYSLGRSAFGLYDRYKHRESLNFFESSEARGAYINIVAGALGFAGAGANMVVSQLAAQGFNIGRGATATVNTINIVNLGVGGAGIANSSYEVVKNWVSENEKPSLLTIVQLSSSILFFGHAVYNFKSVGTIVEEAQANTLKDFQESLRSNRHRKTFNKLLKETIRQNEGNVQKGQAEVISTIRNIKNKDDVFATLTRTNKAMHRNKVRFSAVNGEISLNGVPVDMSAFAKMEKNEVITFLTSLPNAPNPTTADIRNMSVTIRNSFYGINASQVGALAVGLVKLFGSSDLTIQEKIISAVSELVQYLLTQVGIMDELDRIFSTVDKYFRLINMVNRYFQSLINVVEEQYQRWLETRDPDLEEPYFFRLSLDYAKRAAELFNLVSEAYFTGTKLNAFGLKKLQEYFVTWFTNQVYSYEERQLRRDQRRQHSQQPRTRKHCPDCGGYFYQLS, from the exons ATGATACTGTGG tCGCAAAATTCATTTGCaggagatttaaaaaatgaaatatttagaaatttcGGATTAGCGCCCTATAAACAGGTTATTGAATGTTGGTATAAAATTCCTGAAACAGATTCCAACACTCTGTTGAGTTGCTGCATTGAAAAAGACGTCAATGTTTTAGTGGTATACAACATcgaaaatgtttttcaaaacaGCAGTACCTCACAGG GAAATAATGAACGGTTTAAACCCACCGAAGTTACAGTAAACGAAACACAAGCAATCTTAAGTTTTGTTCAATATTTCTCAACCAGATTTTCTAACAGAGGTATAACTTTTCATATATGTTGTCTGGAAGAAGCTCTCAACCAAGCTTTTCAAAAG GAACAAGTAGTACTTTTATATTTGCACAATAAAAGcgaaaatttttcgaattttttttgcgaacaACTGGTCAAACCTGACGTTCAAGGGGCGTTAAGTAACGTCTTTTTATTATGCTGGGATATTGGAAAGGATGAGTACACTGAAACTCTAATTAAGGTTCTGCACAGCCGACATgagttgaaaagtttcgatCGTTTTATTAGAAATAAGACCTCTGTTACGATTGTAATAATCCCCGAAGAAAATTCGTTACAAGTATTAAGTGTTTTGAGGGAAGGCATGTCTCCGTTAAGTTTTTTGACGACATTGCAGCAAGCCCAAAAAATGCTCCCAAGCGATAACGATCACTTAAATGAGAACCAGAGATCTAACTTTGGTTCCAAGGAATATCAACAGATGATGCTAGACATGCTTGGGGATCGAGATTACGATAGTTTTGACTATTATGAgcatgaatttttaaaagaaaaaattgcgTATGCCATATATGGTCCTCCAGAAACAGAAGAGGGATATAGCGCggacaaacacaaaaaaatcgattttttgttcgacttaataataaaacaaagca ATTTAATTACGAAATGGAAAGACCGCGTTATCATATCCTTTATCTACGTATGCACCGAACCACTcccaaaagaaaaacaaaaccgagctaaaaaattcaaaaattacgaCCCTGACTGTGACTTGACTCCTTTTCCCCTTTTCATACTAAGAAAATGCAAACTCAGCAATAATCCTTGCCGGGTCATTATTGACGACGTTGGTCGTGTGTACCACTCTTGGAATGATTATCTAAATGAAAATAAGCTCCCTAAGTGTGAAATGATTTTCCCAAAAGATGGACGGTATAGAGGCGATGAAAGTGGAAACGTGATTCTAGAAAAACAATTATCGCCCCAATGTCATGTCACAAATGCTATTCTGAAAGGAACAGACATTGCTAGTGCTGTGGGCGGAATAGTTTCAGGAGGCGTGATGATAGCTGCTGCTTCACTTCCTGCAATTGCAGCTGCTCCTCTGGTGGTGCCGGCTGCTACAATAACAGGGGCTGCACTGGGGGTGTATTCACTTGGACGAAGTGCTTTTGGTCTCTACGATCGGTATAAACACCGCGAG agtttaaattttttcgagtCGTCTGAAGCCCGAGGAGCTTACATTAACATTGTTGCTGGGGCTTTGGGATTTGCTGGAGCGGGAGCCAACATGGTTGTATCTCAATTGGCCGCACAAGGATTTAACATTGGAAGA GGTGCTACTGCTACTGTTAACACGATCAATATTGTTAATCTTGGAGTTGGCGGTGCTGGAATTGCCAATTCCAGTTACGAAGTTGTGAAGAACTGGGTGTCCGAAAACGAAAAACCATCTCTCTTGACTATAGTTCAACTGAGCTCTTCTATTCTTTTCTTCGGACATgctgtttacaattttaagtCTGTTGGTACCATTGTTGAGGAAGCTCAAGCCAACACACTGAAAGATTTTCAAGAGTCTCTAAGAAGTAATAGACACAGAAAGacatttaataaacttttgaAAGAAACCATTCGCCAAAACGAAGGAAACGTCCAAAAAGGCCAAGCTGAAGTAATATCGACGATAAGGAATATAAAGAACAAGGATGATGTGTTTGCCACTTTAACGCGTACCAACAAGGCAATGCACAGGAATAAGGTTAGATTCTCTGCAGTTAATGGAGAAATTTCGTTAAATGGTGTGCCTGTCGACATGTCAGCGTTTGCCAAAATGGAAAAGAACGAAGtcattacatttttaaccAGTCTGCCAAATGCACCAAACCCCACAACCGCCGACATTCGCAATATGAGTGTAACGATTCGTAACTCTTTCTACGGTATAAATGCTTCTCAAGTAGGTGCATTAGCTGTTGGTTTAGTCAAACTTTTTGGTTCATCGGATTTAACCATACAGGAGAAAATTATCAGTGCTGTATCTGAGCTGGTCCAATACTTGCTAACACAAGTCGGTATCATGGACGAACTCGATCGAATATTTTCCACAGTGGATAAATACTTTCGCTTAATTAATATGGTAAATAGATATTTCCAGTCACTGATAAACGTAGTCGAGGAGCAATATCAAAGGTGGTTGGAAACGCGAGACCCGGACTTAGAAGAACCTTACTTCTTTCGATTATCTCTAGATTATGCTAAAAGGGCGGCTGAATTGTTCAATTTAGTATCTGAAGCTTATTTCACAGGGACTAAGCTTAACGCGTTTGGTCTCAAAAAACTACAGGAATATTTTGTCACTTGGTTCACCAACCAGGTTTACTCGTATGAAGAGAGACAGCTCAGAAGAGATCAAAGAAGGCAACATAGTCAACAACCGAGAACAAGAAAACATTGTCCCGATTGCGGGGGATATTTTTACCAATTATCATAG
- the Csp5 gene encoding chemosensory protein 5 precursor (stop codon completed by the addition of 3' A residues to the mRNA) gives MKTFVILFFGVFFIIFSDFVNGKTLHRSTRDDKYTTRYDNVDVDRILHSKRLLLNYINCLLEKGPCSPEGRELKKILPDALVTNCSKCSEVQKKQAGKILTFVLLNYRNEWNQLVAKYDPDGIYRKQYEIDDDYDYSELDSAKK, from the exons atgaaaacttttgtgattttattttttggcgttttcttcattattttcagtGATTTTGTAAATGGTAAAACGCTTCACCGATCAACTAGAGATGACAAATACACCACTCGCTACGATAATGTGGATGTTGACCGAATTTTACATAGCAAGAGATTACTACTAAATTATATTAACTGTCTCTTAGAAAAAGGCCCGTGCTCACCCGAAGGACGGGAATTGAAAA agatTCTACCTGATGCTTTAGTTACAAACTGCTCGAAATGCAGCGAAGTTCAGAAAAAACAAGCAGGGAAGATTTTAACCTTTGTCCTCTTAAATTATAGAAACGAGTGGAATCAACTAGTCGCCAAGTACGACCCTGATGGTATTTATCGTAAACAATACGAAATTGATGACGATTATGATTATTCAGAGCTTGATTCTGCTAAAAAATA
- the Csp5 gene encoding chemosensory protein 5 isoform X1 encodes MKTFVILFFGVFFIIFSDFVNGKTLHRSTRDDKYTTRYDNVDVDRILHSKRLLLNYINCLLEKGPCSPEGRELKKILPDALVTNCSKCSEVQKKQAGKILTFVLLNYRNEWNQLVAKYDPDGIYRKQYEIDDDYDYSELDSAKK; translated from the exons atgaaaacttttgtgattttattttttggcgttttcttcattattttcagtGATTTTGTAAATGGTAAAACGCTTCACCGATCAACTAGAGATGACAAATACACCACTCGCTACGATAATGTGGATGTTGACCGAATTTTACATAGCAAGAGATTACTACTAAATTATATTAACTGTCTCTTAGAAAAAGGCCCGTGCTCACCCGAAGGACGGGAATTGAAAA agatTCTACCTGATGCTTTAGTTACAAACTGCTCGAAATGCAGCGAAGTTCAGAAAAAACAAGCAGGGAAGATTTTAACCTTTGTCCTCTTAAATTATAGAAACGAGTGGAATCAACTAGTCGCCAAGTACGACCCTGATGGTATTTATCGTAAACAATACGAAATTGATGACGATTATGATTATTCAGAGCTTGATTCTGCTAAAAAATAG
- the LOC103313132 gene encoding uncharacterized protein LOC103313132 isoform X1 — translation MSGETTDILFHIIYQEQECTLELFKYDTSQNSFAGDLKNEIFRNFGLAPYKQVIECWYKIPETDSNTLLSCCIEKDVNVLVVYNIENVFQNSSTSQGNNERFKPTEVTVNETQAILSFVQYFSTRFSNRGITFHICCLEEALNQAFQKEQVVLLYLHNKSENFSNFFCEQLVKPDVQGALSNVFLLCWDIGKDEYTETLIKVLHSRHELKSFDRFIRNKTSVTIVIIPEENSLQVLSVLREGMSPLSFLTTLQQAQKMLPSDNDHLNENQRSNFGSKEYQQMMLDMLGDRDYDSFDYYEHEFLKEKIAYAIYGPPETEEGYSADKHKKIDFLFDLIIKQSNLITKWKDRVIISFIYVCTEPLPKEKQNRAKKFKNYDPDCDLTPFPLFILRKCKLSNNPCRVIIDDVGRVYHSWNDYLNENKLPKCEMIFPKDGRYRGDESGNVILEKQLSPQCHVTNAILKGTDIASAVGGIVSGGVMIAAASLPAIAAAPLVVPAATITGAALGVYSLGRSAFGLYDRYKHRESLNFFESSEARGAYINIVAGALGFAGAGANMVVSQLAAQGFNIGRGATATVNTINIVNLGVGGAGIANSSYEVVKNWVSENEKPSLLTIVQLSSSILFFGHAVYNFKSVGTIVEEAQANTLKDFQESLRSNRHRKTFNKLLKETIRQNEGNVQKGQAEVISTIRNIKNKDDVFATLTRTNKAMHRNKVRFSAVNGEISLNGVPVDMSAFAKMEKNEVITFLTSLPNAPNPTTADIRNMSVTIRNSFYGINASQVGALAVGLVKLFGSSDLTIQEKIISAVSELVQYLLTQVGIMDELDRIFSTVDKYFRLINMVNRYFQSLINVVEEQYQRWLETRDPDLEEPYFFRLSLDYAKRAAELFNLVSEAYFTGTKLNAFGLKKLQEYFVTWFTNQVYSYEERQLRRDQRRQHSQQPRTRKHCPDCGGYFYQLS, via the exons ATGAGCGGTGAAAcaacagacattttatttcatattatCTATCAGGAACAAGAGTGTACTTTAGAGCTATTTAAATATGATACT tCGCAAAATTCATTTGCaggagatttaaaaaatgaaatatttagaaatttcGGATTAGCGCCCTATAAACAGGTTATTGAATGTTGGTATAAAATTCCTGAAACAGATTCCAACACTCTGTTGAGTTGCTGCATTGAAAAAGACGTCAATGTTTTAGTGGTATACAACATcgaaaatgtttttcaaaacaGCAGTACCTCACAGG GAAATAATGAACGGTTTAAACCCACCGAAGTTACAGTAAACGAAACACAAGCAATCTTAAGTTTTGTTCAATATTTCTCAACCAGATTTTCTAACAGAGGTATAACTTTTCATATATGTTGTCTGGAAGAAGCTCTCAACCAAGCTTTTCAAAAG GAACAAGTAGTACTTTTATATTTGCACAATAAAAGcgaaaatttttcgaattttttttgcgaacaACTGGTCAAACCTGACGTTCAAGGGGCGTTAAGTAACGTCTTTTTATTATGCTGGGATATTGGAAAGGATGAGTACACTGAAACTCTAATTAAGGTTCTGCACAGCCGACATgagttgaaaagtttcgatCGTTTTATTAGAAATAAGACCTCTGTTACGATTGTAATAATCCCCGAAGAAAATTCGTTACAAGTATTAAGTGTTTTGAGGGAAGGCATGTCTCCGTTAAGTTTTTTGACGACATTGCAGCAAGCCCAAAAAATGCTCCCAAGCGATAACGATCACTTAAATGAGAACCAGAGATCTAACTTTGGTTCCAAGGAATATCAACAGATGATGCTAGACATGCTTGGGGATCGAGATTACGATAGTTTTGACTATTATGAgcatgaatttttaaaagaaaaaattgcgTATGCCATATATGGTCCTCCAGAAACAGAAGAGGGATATAGCGCggacaaacacaaaaaaatcgattttttgttcgacttaataataaaacaaagca ATTTAATTACGAAATGGAAAGACCGCGTTATCATATCCTTTATCTACGTATGCACCGAACCACTcccaaaagaaaaacaaaaccgagctaaaaaattcaaaaattacgaCCCTGACTGTGACTTGACTCCTTTTCCCCTTTTCATACTAAGAAAATGCAAACTCAGCAATAATCCTTGCCGGGTCATTATTGACGACGTTGGTCGTGTGTACCACTCTTGGAATGATTATCTAAATGAAAATAAGCTCCCTAAGTGTGAAATGATTTTCCCAAAAGATGGACGGTATAGAGGCGATGAAAGTGGAAACGTGATTCTAGAAAAACAATTATCGCCCCAATGTCATGTCACAAATGCTATTCTGAAAGGAACAGACATTGCTAGTGCTGTGGGCGGAATAGTTTCAGGAGGCGTGATGATAGCTGCTGCTTCACTTCCTGCAATTGCAGCTGCTCCTCTGGTGGTGCCGGCTGCTACAATAACAGGGGCTGCACTGGGGGTGTATTCACTTGGACGAAGTGCTTTTGGTCTCTACGATCGGTATAAACACCGCGAG agtttaaattttttcgagtCGTCTGAAGCCCGAGGAGCTTACATTAACATTGTTGCTGGGGCTTTGGGATTTGCTGGAGCGGGAGCCAACATGGTTGTATCTCAATTGGCCGCACAAGGATTTAACATTGGAAGA GGTGCTACTGCTACTGTTAACACGATCAATATTGTTAATCTTGGAGTTGGCGGTGCTGGAATTGCCAATTCCAGTTACGAAGTTGTGAAGAACTGGGTGTCCGAAAACGAAAAACCATCTCTCTTGACTATAGTTCAACTGAGCTCTTCTATTCTTTTCTTCGGACATgctgtttacaattttaagtCTGTTGGTACCATTGTTGAGGAAGCTCAAGCCAACACACTGAAAGATTTTCAAGAGTCTCTAAGAAGTAATAGACACAGAAAGacatttaataaacttttgaAAGAAACCATTCGCCAAAACGAAGGAAACGTCCAAAAAGGCCAAGCTGAAGTAATATCGACGATAAGGAATATAAAGAACAAGGATGATGTGTTTGCCACTTTAACGCGTACCAACAAGGCAATGCACAGGAATAAGGTTAGATTCTCTGCAGTTAATGGAGAAATTTCGTTAAATGGTGTGCCTGTCGACATGTCAGCGTTTGCCAAAATGGAAAAGAACGAAGtcattacatttttaaccAGTCTGCCAAATGCACCAAACCCCACAACCGCCGACATTCGCAATATGAGTGTAACGATTCGTAACTCTTTCTACGGTATAAATGCTTCTCAAGTAGGTGCATTAGCTGTTGGTTTAGTCAAACTTTTTGGTTCATCGGATTTAACCATACAGGAGAAAATTATCAGTGCTGTATCTGAGCTGGTCCAATACTTGCTAACACAAGTCGGTATCATGGACGAACTCGATCGAATATTTTCCACAGTGGATAAATACTTTCGCTTAATTAATATGGTAAATAGATATTTCCAGTCACTGATAAACGTAGTCGAGGAGCAATATCAAAGGTGGTTGGAAACGCGAGACCCGGACTTAGAAGAACCTTACTTCTTTCGATTATCTCTAGATTATGCTAAAAGGGCGGCTGAATTGTTCAATTTAGTATCTGAAGCTTATTTCACAGGGACTAAGCTTAACGCGTTTGGTCTCAAAAAACTACAGGAATATTTTGTCACTTGGTTCACCAACCAGGTTTACTCGTATGAAGAGAGACAGCTCAGAAGAGATCAAAGAAGGCAACATAGTCAACAACCGAGAACAAGAAAACATTGTCCCGATTGCGGGGGATATTTTTACCAATTATCATAG
- the LOC103313132 gene encoding uncharacterized protein LOC103313132 isoform X2, producing MSGETTDILFHIIYQEQECTLELFKYDTVGDLKNEIFRNFGLAPYKQVIECWYKIPETDSNTLLSCCIEKDVNVLVVYNIENVFQNSSTSQGNNERFKPTEVTVNETQAILSFVQYFSTRFSNRGITFHICCLEEALNQAFQKEQVVLLYLHNKSENFSNFFCEQLVKPDVQGALSNVFLLCWDIGKDEYTETLIKVLHSRHELKSFDRFIRNKTSVTIVIIPEENSLQVLSVLREGMSPLSFLTTLQQAQKMLPSDNDHLNENQRSNFGSKEYQQMMLDMLGDRDYDSFDYYEHEFLKEKIAYAIYGPPETEEGYSADKHKKIDFLFDLIIKQSNLITKWKDRVIISFIYVCTEPLPKEKQNRAKKFKNYDPDCDLTPFPLFILRKCKLSNNPCRVIIDDVGRVYHSWNDYLNENKLPKCEMIFPKDGRYRGDESGNVILEKQLSPQCHVTNAILKGTDIASAVGGIVSGGVMIAAASLPAIAAAPLVVPAATITGAALGVYSLGRSAFGLYDRYKHRESLNFFESSEARGAYINIVAGALGFAGAGANMVVSQLAAQGFNIGRGATATVNTINIVNLGVGGAGIANSSYEVVKNWVSENEKPSLLTIVQLSSSILFFGHAVYNFKSVGTIVEEAQANTLKDFQESLRSNRHRKTFNKLLKETIRQNEGNVQKGQAEVISTIRNIKNKDDVFATLTRTNKAMHRNKVRFSAVNGEISLNGVPVDMSAFAKMEKNEVITFLTSLPNAPNPTTADIRNMSVTIRNSFYGINASQVGALAVGLVKLFGSSDLTIQEKIISAVSELVQYLLTQVGIMDELDRIFSTVDKYFRLINMVNRYFQSLINVVEEQYQRWLETRDPDLEEPYFFRLSLDYAKRAAELFNLVSEAYFTGTKLNAFGLKKLQEYFVTWFTNQVYSYEERQLRRDQRRQHSQQPRTRKHCPDCGGYFYQLS from the exons ATGAGCGGTGAAAcaacagacattttatttcatattatCTATCAGGAACAAGAGTGTACTTTAGAGCTATTTAAATATGATACTGTGG gagatttaaaaaatgaaatatttagaaatttcGGATTAGCGCCCTATAAACAGGTTATTGAATGTTGGTATAAAATTCCTGAAACAGATTCCAACACTCTGTTGAGTTGCTGCATTGAAAAAGACGTCAATGTTTTAGTGGTATACAACATcgaaaatgtttttcaaaacaGCAGTACCTCACAGG GAAATAATGAACGGTTTAAACCCACCGAAGTTACAGTAAACGAAACACAAGCAATCTTAAGTTTTGTTCAATATTTCTCAACCAGATTTTCTAACAGAGGTATAACTTTTCATATATGTTGTCTGGAAGAAGCTCTCAACCAAGCTTTTCAAAAG GAACAAGTAGTACTTTTATATTTGCACAATAAAAGcgaaaatttttcgaattttttttgcgaacaACTGGTCAAACCTGACGTTCAAGGGGCGTTAAGTAACGTCTTTTTATTATGCTGGGATATTGGAAAGGATGAGTACACTGAAACTCTAATTAAGGTTCTGCACAGCCGACATgagttgaaaagtttcgatCGTTTTATTAGAAATAAGACCTCTGTTACGATTGTAATAATCCCCGAAGAAAATTCGTTACAAGTATTAAGTGTTTTGAGGGAAGGCATGTCTCCGTTAAGTTTTTTGACGACATTGCAGCAAGCCCAAAAAATGCTCCCAAGCGATAACGATCACTTAAATGAGAACCAGAGATCTAACTTTGGTTCCAAGGAATATCAACAGATGATGCTAGACATGCTTGGGGATCGAGATTACGATAGTTTTGACTATTATGAgcatgaatttttaaaagaaaaaattgcgTATGCCATATATGGTCCTCCAGAAACAGAAGAGGGATATAGCGCggacaaacacaaaaaaatcgattttttgttcgacttaataataaaacaaagca ATTTAATTACGAAATGGAAAGACCGCGTTATCATATCCTTTATCTACGTATGCACCGAACCACTcccaaaagaaaaacaaaaccgagctaaaaaattcaaaaattacgaCCCTGACTGTGACTTGACTCCTTTTCCCCTTTTCATACTAAGAAAATGCAAACTCAGCAATAATCCTTGCCGGGTCATTATTGACGACGTTGGTCGTGTGTACCACTCTTGGAATGATTATCTAAATGAAAATAAGCTCCCTAAGTGTGAAATGATTTTCCCAAAAGATGGACGGTATAGAGGCGATGAAAGTGGAAACGTGATTCTAGAAAAACAATTATCGCCCCAATGTCATGTCACAAATGCTATTCTGAAAGGAACAGACATTGCTAGTGCTGTGGGCGGAATAGTTTCAGGAGGCGTGATGATAGCTGCTGCTTCACTTCCTGCAATTGCAGCTGCTCCTCTGGTGGTGCCGGCTGCTACAATAACAGGGGCTGCACTGGGGGTGTATTCACTTGGACGAAGTGCTTTTGGTCTCTACGATCGGTATAAACACCGCGAG agtttaaattttttcgagtCGTCTGAAGCCCGAGGAGCTTACATTAACATTGTTGCTGGGGCTTTGGGATTTGCTGGAGCGGGAGCCAACATGGTTGTATCTCAATTGGCCGCACAAGGATTTAACATTGGAAGA GGTGCTACTGCTACTGTTAACACGATCAATATTGTTAATCTTGGAGTTGGCGGTGCTGGAATTGCCAATTCCAGTTACGAAGTTGTGAAGAACTGGGTGTCCGAAAACGAAAAACCATCTCTCTTGACTATAGTTCAACTGAGCTCTTCTATTCTTTTCTTCGGACATgctgtttacaattttaagtCTGTTGGTACCATTGTTGAGGAAGCTCAAGCCAACACACTGAAAGATTTTCAAGAGTCTCTAAGAAGTAATAGACACAGAAAGacatttaataaacttttgaAAGAAACCATTCGCCAAAACGAAGGAAACGTCCAAAAAGGCCAAGCTGAAGTAATATCGACGATAAGGAATATAAAGAACAAGGATGATGTGTTTGCCACTTTAACGCGTACCAACAAGGCAATGCACAGGAATAAGGTTAGATTCTCTGCAGTTAATGGAGAAATTTCGTTAAATGGTGTGCCTGTCGACATGTCAGCGTTTGCCAAAATGGAAAAGAACGAAGtcattacatttttaaccAGTCTGCCAAATGCACCAAACCCCACAACCGCCGACATTCGCAATATGAGTGTAACGATTCGTAACTCTTTCTACGGTATAAATGCTTCTCAAGTAGGTGCATTAGCTGTTGGTTTAGTCAAACTTTTTGGTTCATCGGATTTAACCATACAGGAGAAAATTATCAGTGCTGTATCTGAGCTGGTCCAATACTTGCTAACACAAGTCGGTATCATGGACGAACTCGATCGAATATTTTCCACAGTGGATAAATACTTTCGCTTAATTAATATGGTAAATAGATATTTCCAGTCACTGATAAACGTAGTCGAGGAGCAATATCAAAGGTGGTTGGAAACGCGAGACCCGGACTTAGAAGAACCTTACTTCTTTCGATTATCTCTAGATTATGCTAAAAGGGCGGCTGAATTGTTCAATTTAGTATCTGAAGCTTATTTCACAGGGACTAAGCTTAACGCGTTTGGTCTCAAAAAACTACAGGAATATTTTGTCACTTGGTTCACCAACCAGGTTTACTCGTATGAAGAGAGACAGCTCAGAAGAGATCAAAGAAGGCAACATAGTCAACAACCGAGAACAAGAAAACATTGTCCCGATTGCGGGGGATATTTTTACCAATTATCATAG
- the Csp4 gene encoding chemosensory protein 4 precursor: protein MYSYLIPLYLFLFVHYGWSEDTTHKYTTKYDNIDLENVVKNERLLKSYVDCLLEKGRCSPDGLELKKNMPDAIETDCSKCSEKQKEGSDFIMRYLIDNKPDYWKALEAKYDPDGTYKKRYFESQKDEVSKVEA from the exons ATGTATTCTTATTTGATCCCTTTGTATCTCTTTTTGTTTGTCCACTATGGGTGGTCTGAAGACACAACGCACAAGTACACGACAAAATACGATAACATTGATTTGGAAAACGTTGTCAAAAATGAAAGGTTGTTAAAAAGCTATGTTGACTGTTTATTGGAAAAAGGACGATGTTCTCCGGACGGCCTCGAATTAAAAA aaAACATGCCAGACGCCATCGAAACTGACTGCAGCAAATGCAGCGAAAAACAAAAGGAAGGATCGGACTTTATTATGCGATACCTCATTGATAACAAACCGGACTACTGGAAGGCCTTAGAAGCAAAATATGATCCTGACGGAACTTACAAGAAGAGatattttgaatcacaaaAAGACGAAGTGTCTAAAGTTGAAGCCTAA